A stretch of DNA from bacterium:
ACGACATGCACATGCGGCCGGACCTCGACACGCTGCGCCGCATTCCGTGGCTCGAGCACACGGCGCTCGTGCTCTGCGACCTCGCGCACGATGACGGCGCGGCGGTGGAAGAGTCGCCGCGGCAGATCCTGCGCCGCCAGGTCGCACGGGCGCACGAGCGCGGCTATCTCGCCATGGTCGCCTCGGAGCTCGAATTCTACGTCTTTCGCGAAACCTACGCGAGCGCGCAGCGCAAGCACTTCCACGACCTGGAGCCCTACGGGCGGTACATCGAAGACTATCACATCCAGCAGGGGACGAACGAGGAATGGCTCGTCCGCCAGATCCGCAATGGCCTGGACGCCGCCGGCGTGCCGGTCGAGTTCAGCAAGGGCGAATGGGGGCCCGGCCAGCACGAGCTGAACCTCCGGTACGCGGAGCCCCTCGAGATGGCGGACCGCCACACGCTAACGAAGCACGGCGCCAAGGAGATCGCGGCGCTCAACGACGTGGCGATCACGTTCATGGCAAAGTGGCGGGCCAACCTTGCCGGCTCGTCCTGCCACCTTCACGCGAGCCTCTGGGACCTGGACGGCCGGCGCAACCTGTTCTGGGACGAGGACGCGCGGCCGCTCGGCATGTCGCCGTTGTTCCGGCACTTCCTCGGCGGGCTCCTCGCCGGCGCGCCCGAGCTCGCATACTTCTTCGCGCCGTACATCAATTCGTACAAGCGCTACGTGGCCGGCACGTTCGCCCCGGTCGCGGCCGTCTGGAGCCACGACAACCGCACCTGCGGGTTCCGCATCGTGGGCCGCGGGAACGGACTCCGCGTCGAGAACCGCATTCCAGGCGCCGACGCCAACCCCTACCTCATGTTCGCGGCCACGCTCGCCGCCGGGCTGTGGGGTATCGAGCGGCGGCTCGAGCCGCCGGAGATGTTCGAAGGCGACGCGTACCGCGCGCCTGATCTCCCGCGGATCCCCGGCACGCTCCGCGACGCCACCGCCGCGCTCGAGCGCAGCGAGATCGCGCGGGAGGCGTTTGGCGACCGGGTCGTCGACCACTACCTCCATACCGCTCAGCTCGAACAGGCGGCGTACGACCGCGCCGTGACCTGCTGGGAGCTCGGCCGCAATTTCGAGCGCATCTGATGCGCCTCGCCGGCAAAGTCGTCCTGATCACCGGCGCCGGCGGTGGCATGGGACGCCTCGCCGCGCAGGTCTTCGCCCTGGAGGGCGCGCGCGTCGTGCTCGCGGACGTATCGCAGGACGCGGGCGAGACCGCCGCCGGAGAGGTCACGCGCGCGGGGGGCGAGGCGATCTTCGTCCAGGCCGACGTGGCGAGGGAGCGGGACGTCCAGACGCTGGTCCGCCGCGGTCTCGAGGCGTTCGGGCGCCTCGACGTGCTCTACAACAACGCCGGCATCTTTCCGGCGGACGACGGCTCCGTGGTGGACGTCGCGGAAGACGTCTGGGACCGCGTGATGGCGGTCAACCTCAAGGGCATCTACCTGTGCTGCAAGCACGCCATCCCCGAGCTCCTGCGGGGCGGCGGCGGCTCCATCATCAACGTGGCGTCGTTCGTCGCCCTGGTAGGGTGCACCGTACCCCAGGACGCCTACACCGCGAGCAAGGGCGGCGTGATCGCGCTCACCAAGTCCCTCGCCGTGCAGTTCGGGCCGAAGCGCGTCCGGACGAACGCGATCGCCCCCGGGCCCATCGAGACGCCGCTGCTCATGTCGTGGCTCCTCACCAACCCCGCGGAGAAGAAGAAGCGCCTCGACCGGATCCCGGCCGGCCGATTCGGCCGTCCCGAGGACATCGTCAACATGGCGCTCTATCTGGCCTCGGACGAGGCGGCCTGGGTGAACGGCGCCGTCATGGTCGTCGACGGCGGCATCACATCGAATTATTTTTGATTTCGACCGTCCGCCAATTCGCGGCACGCCTCCCGCCATCCTTGGGGTGCGCCGGGACTTGCCGTCCGGGGCCGCTGATGCCAAAATGGTCTCCATGCTGCGCACCCGCCCCGCCACGGGCGGCGACGCCGAGGCGATCGCCCGTATCTATAATGAAGGGATGGAGGACCGCGTCGCCACGTTCGAGACACGGCCGCGGAGCGCGGGCGACGTCCGGGGATGGTTCGATGGGGTCCACCCCATCGTCGTGGCGGAGGACGAGGGCCGCGTCGTGGCGTTCGCCGCGACGTCGACCTACCGGCCGCGCGACTGTTACGCCGGCGTCGCGGAATTCTCGGTCTACGTCGCCCGGGAAGCCCGGGGCCGCGGAGCCGGCCGCGTCGTGATGGAGGCGCTGAT
This window harbors:
- a CDS encoding glutamine synthetase family protein — its product is MTPPVPGRLTLEELRAQVASAEIDTVIAAMVDMQGRLMGKRVTGRFFLDQVAESGAHACSYLLGVDVEMEPLPGYRLTGWDTGYHDMHMRPDLDTLRRIPWLEHTALVLCDLAHDDGAAVEESPRQILRRQVARAHERGYLAMVASELEFYVFRETYASAQRKHFHDLEPYGRYIEDYHIQQGTNEEWLVRQIRNGLDAAGVPVEFSKGEWGPGQHELNLRYAEPLEMADRHTLTKHGAKEIAALNDVAITFMAKWRANLAGSSCHLHASLWDLDGRRNLFWDEDARPLGMSPLFRHFLGGLLAGAPELAYFFAPYINSYKRYVAGTFAPVAAVWSHDNRTCGFRIVGRGNGLRVENRIPGADANPYLMFAATLAAGLWGIERRLEPPEMFEGDAYRAPDLPRIPGTLRDATAALERSEIAREAFGDRVVDHYLHTAQLEQAAYDRAVTCWELGRNFERI
- a CDS encoding arsinothricin resistance N-acetyltransferase ArsN1 family A gives rise to the protein MLRTRPATGGDAEAIARIYNEGMEDRVATFETRPRSAGDVRGWFDGVHPIVVAEDEGRVVAFAATSTYRPRDCYAGVAEFSVYVAREARGRGAGRVVMEALIAEAERAGFWKLVSRVFPQNTASLRLLRSVGFREVGRYEKHGKLDGAWLDTVIVERLLPANIR
- a CDS encoding glucose 1-dehydrogenase, producing the protein MRLAGKVVLITGAGGGMGRLAAQVFALEGARVVLADVSQDAGETAAGEVTRAGGEAIFVQADVARERDVQTLVRRGLEAFGRLDVLYNNAGIFPADDGSVVDVAEDVWDRVMAVNLKGIYLCCKHAIPELLRGGGGSIINVASFVALVGCTVPQDAYTASKGGVIALTKSLAVQFGPKRVRTNAIAPGPIETPLLMSWLLTNPAEKKKRLDRIPAGRFGRPEDIVNMALYLASDEAAWVNGAVMVVDGGITSNYF